From Mauremys mutica isolate MM-2020 ecotype Southern chromosome 17, ASM2049712v1, whole genome shotgun sequence, one genomic window encodes:
- the LOC123351399 gene encoding single-pass membrane and coiled-coil domain-containing protein 3-like yields the protein MSWSDILYPDNPVRRERVARLHQELINCIELNFDTTNELIEALNTHCQFKLHRIKMNMNGTIRENCDILLAAIKSIQDILQAIDKRLKRELEPDLYRKLHDFQEPDATKMQILRNVATVVSGLAGTVAMGFFIKLALSQVVVIVLSQTAMVLSIIGASLIGAVAGMIVGVGIDLILSAILGAIERDQLEAKIQELSELVSEFKPASKEYNKAIMKIICKLP from the coding sequence ATGTCCTGGAGCGATATCCTGTACCCAGACAACCCGGTGAGGCGGGAGAGGGTGGCGCGGTTACACCAGGAGCTGATCAACTGCATAGAGCTCAATTTTGATACCACCAATGAGCTGATTGAAGCCTTAAACACACACTGTCAGTTCAAGCTGCACCGCATTAAGATGAACATGAACGGCACCATCCGGGAGAACTGCGACATACTCCTCGCAGCCATAAAGTCCATCCAAGACATTCTGCAGGCCATCGACAAAAGACTGAAGAgagaactggagccagatctcTACCGAAAGCTTCACGATTTCCAGGAGCCTGATGCCACGAAGATGCAGATTCTGCGCAATGTGGCCACAGTGGTGAGCGGCCTCGCTGGGACCGTGGCCATGGGGTTCTTCATCAAGCTGGCGTTATCGCAGGTGGTGGTCATAGTCCTGAGCCAAACTGCCATGGTCTTGTCCATTATCGGTGCCTCCTTGATTGGTGCTGTGGCTGGCATGATAGTGGGCGTGGGAATTGACTTGATTCTCAGCGCGATCCTGGGCGCCATAGAGAGAGACCAACTGGAGGCGAAGATTCAGGAGCTCAGTGAGCTGGTGAGTGAGTTCAAGCCAGCCTCCAAGGAGTATAACAAAGCCATTATGAAGATCATCTGCAAGCTGCCATAG
- the LOC123351397 gene encoding uncharacterized protein LOC123351397 isoform X1 → MRDRVVLLEPTFTRSRVSPRSRGAGKSRDLLQPGASEPRPGPAPAPLARGHFHSPPTGSFIRSRGETPPPAPSPAGPAAAPSGDSLAMLSLFSGTQSERERLVRASQSLLDSLEGCISATHALLGLLNQHLDTSVSLEPVGGSVGVGESLERLLRAAQEMHAAAEQTDRHVRKNASRDLYARLASPHTPLQEKGAIVRDFHQATMGIFGSVGGPVVAVLLQNAGLPERLEAALREAEASPVLRLPMDALLRSSEEIARAVSACATPGDPTGETAAEPPENGPVSGTGMVQSLGDHLPDVLTGRRARNALAAAARHLEEALQALAPACKSFQLVAAAAEVYMALISEQQPGTGEGPGQNPAGVAH, encoded by the exons ATGAGGGATCGGGTTGTTTTGTTGGAACCAACGtttacaag GTCCCGGGTTTCTCCTCGGTCACGAGGGGCTGGAAAGAGCCGCGATCTGCTCCAGCCGGGAGCCAGCGAGCCCCGCCCGGGACCTGCTCCCGCGCCGCTCGCCCGGGGCCACTTTCACTCTCCGCCCACCGGGAGCTTCATAAGGAGCCGCGGAGAGACGCCACCGCCCGCCCCCTCGCCCGCCGGGCCCGCAGCCGCGCCGAGCGGTGACAG CCTCGCGATGCTCTCCCTGTTCTCCGGCACACAGAGCGAAAGAGAGAGGCTCGTGcgcgccagccagtccctgctcgACTCCCTGGAAGGATGCATCTCGGCCACCCACGCGCTGCTCGGCCTCCTCAACCAGCACCTTGACACCAGCGTGTCCCTGGAACCGGTGGGGGGCAGCGTCGGCGTGGGGGAGAGCCTGGAGCGCCTGCTGCGGGCAGCGCAGGAGATGCACGCCGCGGCGGAGCAGACGGACAGACACGTGCGGAAGAACGCCAGCCGGGACCTGTACGCCCGCctggcctccccccacaccccgctgcaGGAGAAGGGGGCCATCGTCCGGGACTTCCACCAGGCCACCATGGGGATCTTCGGCAGCGTGGGTGGCCCTGTGGTGGCCGTGCTGCTGCAGAATGCCGGCCTCCCCGAGCGGCTGGAGGCGGCTCTGCGGGAGGCGGAGGCCTCCCCGGTGCTGCGCCTGCCGATGGACGCCCTGCTCCGGAGCAGCGAGGAGATCGCCAGGGCTGTTTCCGCTTGTGCCACCCCTGGGGACCCAACTGGGGAAACGGCTGCAGAGCCCCCCGAGAATGGCCCCGTCTCTGGGACCGGCATGGTGCAGAGTCTGGGCGACCACCTGCCCGATGTCCTCACGGGGCGTCGTGCTAGGAACGCCCTGGCTGCGGCCGCCCGGCACCTGGAGGAGGCGCTCCAGGCGCTGGCACCGGCCTGCAAGTCTTTCCAGTTGGTAGCTGCCGCGGCTGAGGTCTACATGGCCCTGATCTCGGAGCAGCAGCCGGGAACGGGAGAGGGGCCGGGCCAGAATCCTGCCGGCGTCGCCCATTGA
- the LOC123351397 gene encoding uncharacterized protein LOC123351397 isoform X2, producing MLSLFSGTQSERERLVRASQSLLDSLEGCISATHALLGLLNQHLDTSVSLEPVGGSVGVGESLERLLRAAQEMHAAAEQTDRHVRKNASRDLYARLASPHTPLQEKGAIVRDFHQATMGIFGSVGGPVVAVLLQNAGLPERLEAALREAEASPVLRLPMDALLRSSEEIARAVSACATPGDPTGETAAEPPENGPVSGTGMVQSLGDHLPDVLTGRRARNALAAAARHLEEALQALAPACKSFQLVAAAAEVYMALISEQQPGTGEGPGQNPAGVAH from the coding sequence ATGCTCTCCCTGTTCTCCGGCACACAGAGCGAAAGAGAGAGGCTCGTGcgcgccagccagtccctgctcgACTCCCTGGAAGGATGCATCTCGGCCACCCACGCGCTGCTCGGCCTCCTCAACCAGCACCTTGACACCAGCGTGTCCCTGGAACCGGTGGGGGGCAGCGTCGGCGTGGGGGAGAGCCTGGAGCGCCTGCTGCGGGCAGCGCAGGAGATGCACGCCGCGGCGGAGCAGACGGACAGACACGTGCGGAAGAACGCCAGCCGGGACCTGTACGCCCGCctggcctccccccacaccccgctgcaGGAGAAGGGGGCCATCGTCCGGGACTTCCACCAGGCCACCATGGGGATCTTCGGCAGCGTGGGTGGCCCTGTGGTGGCCGTGCTGCTGCAGAATGCCGGCCTCCCCGAGCGGCTGGAGGCGGCTCTGCGGGAGGCGGAGGCCTCCCCGGTGCTGCGCCTGCCGATGGACGCCCTGCTCCGGAGCAGCGAGGAGATCGCCAGGGCTGTTTCCGCTTGTGCCACCCCTGGGGACCCAACTGGGGAAACGGCTGCAGAGCCCCCCGAGAATGGCCCCGTCTCTGGGACCGGCATGGTGCAGAGTCTGGGCGACCACCTGCCCGATGTCCTCACGGGGCGTCGTGCTAGGAACGCCCTGGCTGCGGCCGCCCGGCACCTGGAGGAGGCGCTCCAGGCGCTGGCACCGGCCTGCAAGTCTTTCCAGTTGGTAGCTGCCGCGGCTGAGGTCTACATGGCCCTGATCTCGGAGCAGCAGCCGGGAACGGGAGAGGGGCCGGGCCAGAATCCTGCCGGCGTCGCCCATTGA